DNA sequence from the Oryza brachyantha chromosome 5, ObraRS2, whole genome shotgun sequence genome:
ATCATAGAAAACATCATCACAATCATCATCACTTTCACTATGACTAAAGGATGATACCTTAGACGAGTTCTTTGCCATGAGACAAAGAGGAGCGAAGAGTGATGGAGCCTCCTTGATAGCAACCATGGCCATCTTCCTTTTCTTGGAGcttgcatcatcatcaacttcttcTTCATCGGACCCGGATGAGGTTGTACTCTCCTCATTTGAATCCCATTGCCCAATGAATGCCTcaatttttcttccttccttcttGAGCTTCTTCATGAGCTTGTAACCTCCACTCTTCTTCTTGTATGACTTGTCTCCATCCTCATCCTTGGAAGGACACTTGGAAGCAAAGTGTCCCTTCTCACCACACTCAAAGCACCTCAAGTTTGAAAGAGTCTTGTTTGGTTTTCTATTTCTTCCTCTATTTGAGTTGGAGCCTCTtcccttctcttttcttcttcccaaGAAGTCATTGAATCTTCTAGCCAAAAGAGCGTTTTCTCCTTCCAAGTCATCATGAGCTTCATTTGCCTTGCTTTTGCCCTTGTCTTCAACTTCGGCTTGAAGAGCAATGCACTTCTTTGATGGTGAGGCTTCCTccatctccttcttcttcaacTTGTACATGTCATTAGTGTTGATCTTCCCTAAAAGGCTTGCGGGAGTCATTCTTGACATGTCGGAGTTGATGAGCACGGTGACAAGTGTCTCATACTTCTCCGGCAAGGCTCTAAGCATCTTTTGGGCAATTTCAAGATCGGTGTAAGCTGCTCCTAGCCCCTTGAGATCATTCACAATGACATTGAGTCTTACATACATGTCATTCACACTTTTATGAGGTAACATGGTGAATGTCTCATATTGGACCTTGAGAAAGTGAAGCTTGGCATCCTTGTATTCACTTGTACCCTCATGAATTTCACTCAACTTGACCCAAATCTCATAAGCAGTCTCAAGATTGCTTATCCTATCAAACTCTTCTTGGCTCAAGGAATTGAACAATGCATTCATGGCTTGAGCATTGTAACTTGCATTACGTAACTCAAGTTGAGTGGGTGTCGTGGAGTCAAGTGGCATGACACATCCTTCATCCACAACCTTCCAAATACTAGCATTCATAGCCTTAAGGTAAGTAGACATTTTAATTTTCCAAGTGGAATAATTTGTGCCATTAAACATAGGAGCCCTACCAACATTGTGAATCTCTTCCGACATCTTTTCTCTCTAGGCGGTAAAGCCTAAACATGAGAGACCAAGCTCtaataccacttgtaggatcaaGATGTCgactagaggggggtgaataggcgattaaaaataaatcacctctaaacaaaactaacctaagATGCTAGGTTTGATGGAGAGCAAGACTACATAAGCAACTAAGTTAAGTTTTGCGATCCTAGGGTGATAGTGGCTCAATAGTATCACTAGGAAAGTAAATAACACCTCCTAAGTCTAGTTTTGCAATCCTATGGTGAAATGATCACAAGTATATCTCTAGGAATGTAAAttgcacaaatataaaaatgatgagCAAGAGGCAATGAGACAAGCAATTTTTCACCGAGGTTCGGAAACTCGCCGGTTTCCTACTCCCCGTTGAGGCGAGCCCAACTCCACCGCTCAACCACAAAGTCACCGCACTCCCCCTTCATCAAGGGGTGGGCAAAGTGGGAGCCGGCCCAAGGAGATGACTACCCAAACCTCGATCACTAGGGTTGTTCTTCCTCTACTCCGGAGATGGCGAACACCGAGCCACTCACAAGCCGACGTCGGGTCTTTTCCTCAACTTCTTGGAGAGATCACCGGGCAACTCCACCACAAGCCGTCTAGGAGGCGGCaacctccaagagtaataaaCGATGACCCGGCGTGGATATGATCAAGTGCCACACTAGCTCTACAATGAAGCAATGCACTTGATTCTTGGCTAGAACTCCCTTAAACACACTAAATGGATGAACCCTGAGCTCAAATGAGTGTGTGAGAGATGCAAGGGATATGAGCAATTGAAATGGCAGCCAAGAGAGCTCTCTTGCTGCTggtggggggtatttatacccccaccAACAAAATCTAGCCGTTAGGGTCGAAATGCCCCAATTCTGTGTGCCGCCGGTCTGACCGGAGGtatgtggccggtcagaccatGCTACTGTGCAAGGGCTAGAAAACTAGCCGTTGGAGCTCTAACAGGTGATGTTAGGGGCCCGGCCGGTCAGACCAGCGTTGAGcagccggtcagaccgacctCAGCTCGGTCAGACCGCCATCAGCTCGGTCTGACCGACTGCGGCTCCGTCGGCTCTATATTGGCCACCTCGAGGGGCCAAAAATCGGCCTCCAGGGGGGCGGTCAGACAGCCCAGTAGcctgcggtcagaccggctGAACAGGGCGGTTAGGCTGCCATAAtatgggcggtcagaccggacTGTGGTCGACGGTCAGACCACCCTACGACtgtcggtctgaccgaccTTGGTCTGGCCGACTTCAGTGAGTTttgcaagaaagaaaatatgtttcaaaTGTTTATGCAAATGACCTAATGTGGCAATTAGAATCATCTCTTTGCTAGGTCattacccctcttaatagtacggcaAAGCTAAAGATGAACTAGGAAAAATTTGATCGCCCCTTCACCtcgatcaatttaaaattaaaacgcTAGAATTACCAACTCCTTCCAATTTGCTTTGCgccataaaatttaatacgtCAATAATCATCCATGAGCACTTATGAGTGAATCTAAACTGAAACACATATCTCAAGTGTAATGGTTAGTTCACAATTAGCGCTTGTCATTAATTACCAAATTTAACAACGGGGGCCTAGATGCTTCAGAAGGTAGCGGTAAGACCAACCGATCTACATTAGTCAAAATGAAGGCACCATGGCGGTTAGACCGGCCGATCAACACAGATCAGACCGATCTCTATTGGTTATGAGGATACCTTTTAATCTTGCTAAAagtttttggtttttggtATTCCaaccattcaccccctctagtTGGCTTAGTTCTATGTGTTCGacctataaattaaatataatttatcatgAACTTACCTTAGAACAGGCTATCTAGATGCAGAAGGTTCTAGGAGAAATAGTAATTCGAGAACCGTTAAATGTATAACCATAAGTTGATAAAGGGAAAAACATACTTAGAAAATCTTAATTCCAACCTCTAAAAAAGGgtgcatttaactatttaccacTCTTACTAATACTCTCTTCATAGGCCAATTTTAATATTGTCTTTGTACTTTTATCACCAATGAGAGATGAttcctttcttttattttcttgactTTCACCTACGTTTCATGACATCTAGGTGTGTCATCATGGAATGCATATGTGAATGGCCCATTTTGTCCCATAGGATCCCATAAATTGGCCCCTCCTATTTTCCTCACTCTTTTCTATCGCATGTGTTCGAGTGAAACCCCCGGCTTCCGTGTTCCAACTTACCTCATGTAGTACACTGAACAAATTATTGGCCCTTAGCTTGACAAGGAACCTAAGCACGAGCTTTATCTCGGCATGTGTCGCTTAGACCTCCGTTATGTGCTATGTGTGCACTATGGGATCACGATCTCCGCCAAACCGATGATCTAGCAGTGTGCCCACCATCCTAAACCAGACCCTATAAGCATTACAAAGGATGCTCTTCGCTATTAACCTAATCTCCATTGTATTGTAGTTCAGGCACTTCCTCGCCCTCTTCAGTGGCTTCTTGTCCACAGCAGGGGGCTGCAAGCCCTCCTCACCTCCTATTTTGGGGCCACAAGGGGCTAGTATGTCTAAGGCCCCGTTTGGTAGGAGGTAGGGGGTGTGTTAGTTATCCAgtgcgaaaaacatagtaatagactactacataattaattaattattaattattaaaaaatataaattatattaatatgatttttaaaacaacttttctatagaaaattttcataaaaaatgcaCCATTTAGTAATTTGGGAAGCGTgggcgtgaaaaacgaggaggataagttaacttatgggaGGCTACCGAACATGgcctaaaatatatagtagatGTGTTTTGAATGGTTTCTAGCATCTcacgaaaaatatatgtttgcaaTAGTTGGTCGCTGAACAGTCCAATAGGCATGAGTGTACCATTCAAGTTGTTTTGAGTGATTTCCTAGTGGCAAAAAGAactcatgaaaaataaatagagaaaACGATTCCATTCGAATGGGACAAGTTAAACAAATGATACTGATTCACCTGGGACTAGATAACACCAACTAATATTACTGCTACCTGCGACAGTAGAGTGCGAGGAGGCATGTGTTAGAGCACGAAGCCGTGGAGAGGAGCAACACATGCCTGAGATTGGCACCGGAGGTGAAGCGATGCAGAGGCGGAGCACAATGTAGATGTAGCAGGGCGGATGCCAACATCAAAAAGCATCATAAAGACTCCTGCCTgatcaaaaaaatatggaaggtCGTACCTTTCTGAAAATATTACCTGGCTATCACTAGAGATTAGGGCTATAAAAAAAGCTCGAAGCTCGTGAGATGCTCGAACTCGGCTCGGTTCAAGCTCATAACGAGCTAAGCCCGAGTCTGATCTGAAGCTCATAAGCTTTCTTGAGTCAAGCTCAAGCTTATCACGAGCTTacctatatgtatatatacttttttcgttttatattataagactttttgaatttatctaaattcatccatatatatcaatgtatattttttatatatatgtctagatttattaccattcatataaatctagataatgtcagaaagttttatagtataaaaccatgtatgttttttatttgatgaaatagtagattaaaaataaatcattatatatttaaataataaattaaattaatattttatattaattttaaatcttagttacaatttatttaatagaattaaattaaattattaatttagtaaaaaatattatcaaaataacttttatcACATAACGGAGTTGGTAGGCTCAGTTCGAGCCCACAGTCCGGCTCGCTCGAGTTCGGCTACTCGACAGCCTTACTGGAGATACCCTCGTTCCAGCCCCCTCTCCCTTCAGCATCCCGAGCGCTAGGGTTCCAGCCACCTTCGACGCCGGCGTTCCCCGCGGCCGCacgccgcgcctccgccgtccAGCGCACTCCATCcatcgccctcgccctcgccaaCCACCGTCGCAGATCGACCACCCTCCCCTCACTGCCCACACCGCCATGTCGAAGCCCGCATACCTGCCCACGCCGTCGGATATGGAggtcgacgccgcggcggccgaggagaAGCCGCTCGTCAGGTTCTCCATCAACGGTGGgcttctttttcctccccttccaaACACTCGATTGTTCCCGATGTCCGGACGGACCCCTGTACTTTCTTGATCCGGGCGTCTCTTCCTTGTAGTGCTGGAGCTCATGAGGGAGGCGCAGATGCAGCACGGCCTCCGCCACGGCGACTACACGCGGTACAGGTGCGCGCCCCGTCCGGGACCCGAATGCCCTACCAGATCTGTCTACGGTTTCTCCGGTGCAGATCGGATCGATTAAGGCTTCCAGTCTTATCTCCTGGGGTTTGTGATGGACTTGTAATGTGTTGTATTGTTCCCAGCGATCCAAATTGTTCTATGCAAACACCATTGATTATATACCTGGTCTCTAGTATTTTCGGAATTCGGGTCCTTAATCCTGTTTTAAGAAATgataaagaaatatattttctttgcaaTGGCTTCTCCTTTTTTCCTGGTTATGTGGCTTGTTTTGTTGTGCCAAAATATCTTTCTTTTGGTTACTATTTACAAGTTATTATGTATCTTGATCTATACTAGTACAGAAAGGATCGGAGTAGTCCTGGTGCTCCATGTAGGATATTTTACCTAGCAGTACATAGGATGCCACATAGGATTTttgatgaattagctattgaTTTATTGAGGAAGGCACAAGGTCTCATGTAAGAAATCAGTTCTATGAGCAACTGTACAAGGCAAGAAGGGGAgacggagaggaggaagagaattGGAGCAAAATTTATGTGAACCCCACAAGTAGAAACAATACATTGAGGAAGTTGTTTCTGTGTCATGGCTTGGCATGGACACCACTTAGTAGTGTATGTATTGGGATCGTCCTCTAACTACACACTTTTTAAAGTCTGCACACCATTCTGGACACCGAGCTCTGAACATCCCACCATTATTATATTCTATCTGTGTAATAACCATAAATAATTAGACCCATATAAATCAATATCAAATTGACCTATCTATATTGATCTTGCCATTGCTCTCACACAACTCCTCAATTGCACTATGCATTGCACTTGGATGGTCACTATTTTCCTGTAATTTAGTTCATGTTTCATGTAATTGGTTACACCTTTGTCTCAAGGATGTGCATGACCTGCAGGAGATACTGTACCGCACGTCTCAGAAGGTTATACAAGTCCCTCAAGTTTCTGCATGGCCGTGGTAAATATACCAAGAAGAATATAACAGAGTCAACAGTGACAGATGTGAGGTGTGATGCTTTCTGCTGATTTTTTGTTGTATGCTTGTGTTTTCCATTTCAAATTAGAAAGAAGCTACCTGTTTTGTATGACATATGAAACATTATATAGTGCAATATGTGTTCAATATTACCATGCATCTGCCATCTAGATCTCAGAATGCACCACCTAAACTATTTAGTGAACCAATTTGGGACTTCTATGGTACTTAAGATGTTAAGAACAATGGTTAGGAAGCATGCTAGTGGCCTGGTGGTAGAGGTTTAACTTCCTGGCCCCGTGGGTACCTGCAATATCTGGGTTGGAGTCCTGCGACCAGTGTGGGTTCCTATATCGATCATCTTTCATTAGTGAAAACCAGAGCGCACACATTGGACACCATCACCATGGCACCAACACAAAAGGAGAAACCAGGTGGTTATCGAGGATGATTAAAACCAATTTTGCCATGTCATAAATGCATAGCGATGACAATGCTCAGTGTAATCTTGCTTCATAACTACCGTTTGCTAAATGTTTGCACTCTTCTTTTGCATATGATGCCTCTAATAGTCTAATCGTTCCTTGGCATTTGATTAGGAAGGCTACTCCCATCACCCAGCAaaagtatttattattattgccaTGTATACATGATTACATGCAGACATGCTGCATCGTTGTTTTTTAATGACTTCATCAAGTACAATTTCATTGAGCATTATTGTTGAACTTGTGTGCAGTTTTTTAGACATATCTTACATCATTACATTCTGAAGTAATTTCAACATATGAGAGCAGGTTTCTacatatagtattttatatggCTGAGAGAGCATGGAGTCATGCGATGGAAAAGAAAACCGCTGGTCCAAATGCACAGCAGCGTATCTACATGTTAGGTAGATTTAGAAAAGCAGTGAAATGGGCAATGCTTTTTTCACATTTATGTTCTCTAAAAGGAGATTCCAGGACATCTTTGGAAGCTGAGGTATGTGTGATACTATTTGTTTGTCAGAACTTATTCAAgaaattttaatatgatattgtgATACCGGGAAAAACTTTGCGATACTGGCACTAAGTAATTTTCTTTgataaaattcttttgtagGCGTATGCTTCATACATGAAAGGTACCTTATTGTTTGAGCAAGAGAAGAACATTGAGGCAGCAATGACGAATTTCAAGAACACCAGGTTTGTGTCACAAGCATTGTTACCTAGTTTAGGTTCTATGGAGTTTGGCCATTATTTCTTTCATCTATCTTTCCGTAATTGATTTCTGTGCTGATTCGTTTGATACTCAACTCCACTGCTAAATCTTTTTCCTGAATAGTTGTTGGGAGCTCATTGATGGCCcagtaatgtatttttttctcacagGGCTGTATATGAGGAGCTTGGGAAATATGGGAGTATAGAAAATCAACTTTTGTGTCGTCAACGCATTGAGGAAGTGGAACCTATGATTGGGTTCTGCTCTCGCAAACTAGGTGGATCAGCCTTGCAAGCACATGAACTCCTAGATTTGGAAAAGGATGGGCCTGCTTATGATCTTTTCAAGGCTAAGATtgaggtatatatattttcttgcttatatatatatgtatatgtgggTGTGTGTGCATATGTTTGATGTTATTTAAAGGCTCTCGTGTCATTGTTTCTCCCTTAAAGCGATAAGTACATGTTTTTACCTTGGAGAATTTGTGTGggaatggattttttttttctttttaagtgGTTTGGTTTGGAAGGTGGGAGTGGGGTGGCGCATGCACATGATACTCTTATACTAGTTTTATGTTGTAGGCGAGGGGAGGCAGATGACAGTATTACTGGttatcatttttcatttgtctTGATTCTTCTGAAAAGATACTGTTGAACTTTTGTGGTTTTAGTGGTCTTGCAATTCATGACCATTAATTCACCATATGATCTATGGTCATACCTAATGATACTTGCAATGTTGAGTTCTTGCTAGAAAGTAGTGCTATTGTTAGGCCAGCTTTTTTGTTCTGTGTATTCTTCAGAAGAATCTTTTCTGTCTTTTGCATGAGAAGCAGTTGGAACTTGTGATATTCTTAAAAGCAATTGGACTGTTTGTTACTCTGGCTTTAGGAGGGTTTGGATGTCTGTTAGACTTTTAGGCAATGGGTGAATTGTCTTAAGTAACCctgaaattttatactatGGTTCTTATATGCTGATTCAAATTATTTCCTATGTAATTTCACATGAATTGGTTTGATATGCATCGGAAAGTAGTCGACATAGGggtgcaaaagaaaattatgctAACATAATGCCTTTCTGTGAAGTGTAAAAATTCAACGAACATACATGATCTGCATACAAGTGAACGATGCAGCCACCTGCACAAATTGATGAGCAACCAACATTTGTTCATCTCAATTTCTAGATGTACAAAAGCAATGCAATTTCTTTATTAAGAGAGAATGCTTGAATTGCTACTCAAAGGTCATGTAAATCAGGGAAGAAGGAACATAAAAACCTACATCTATGAAGGCCACCGTTCAGTCTTGTGATCAGTTCACATCAGTGGAGCTCGATAATCTCCACCACTATTAATGAATTAATGAAGACTGGATCAGACTGGAGACAACATTCATGATGTGGTCCTGGTGTAGGGGGTAGGAGATGGAGGAAAGTGACCGGCAAGGactgaggaggaggtggtggtgcatTGAAGGATGTAACTGGGGATGGTGCTGACGGGAGACAGCACATAGAGGTGGCAAGCCCTAGAGCTCATCCTCATCGCCACCTAGCCAGATGAGTGCTGTTTGTCTCATGGGGGTCATGGGGAGAGGGGTGATTGGCAGGAGAGAAATATGCTTTTCTCACTTGAtggcatggtgggtaatttaATTGCCCTCTGCTAGGTTATAGGTTGTAGTGTTGGATGGGCTTGCCTTTTTCAAAAAACGCAGTTTAGAATTAACCTGTTTGTTGTCTTCCGCTTTGGGGGTTGACAAGCAGGCTAGAAGCCCAAACAAAGGGCATGTTTGGgggtagggatggcaatgggttgGGTTTGGGACAGGTTTTATAAAAACCCACCCTTCACAGAACCCGTGACTGTAAGCTAAACCTATACCCGTAAATCTTCATTGGTGCAAGAGTACCCAAAACCCAATGGGTACCCACTGGGTGAAaccatgtcaaataaaaaacatcttAATCGAGATATCTCTATGAGCACATTAaggttttttaatatttaattgtagacaacaaacaaataaatatagtcgattgattaatatagcaataagaaaatgaaaaaggtACAATAGCAAGTAAAATTAAGCTTGTCGAATTCTAACGTTCAGTCATCCAATCATATCGATGCAAGCAGCCAATCATACATAAACAATAGTCTTGTGCTCTCAGCTTATAATACTGGACAATAAGCTCCATGCCGAATATTTCAAGGCGTCGCTGGATTTTTTGGGCCCCAATGAACACCCATAGGTAAAATCTAAAACTCATACTCAACCCATAGCTTCACGGGTACCTATACCCGCAAACCCATGGGTGCAAATCTTCACCCATACCTGCACCCATTGGGTAAAAAACCCGTTGGGGCCTCGGACCCATGGGTCCAATTGCCATTCCTGTTGGGGGAGCttaagattctgagaagcagctggtGAGAAACCAACTTCtcagaatctagaaaagctgGGTTTCCTAGCTTCTGGCTTCTAGTTCCATTTTTTGGATTCTACAACTCCAAATTCTGAGAAGCTGAATACCATTTGGGAGTGCTTCTGACTTCTGCAGATTCTGTGAGAATCTACAGCTGCTGCTATAAGCTCCCCCAATCAGGCCCAAAGCCCGGTGTAGTATCTGCATAACATGGTGATTCATTCTGGGCTTTGTTTTCAATACCATATGCAGGTGTGCTTGTGGGAATACAGTAAAAGAAATGCTGCTAGAAATGTAGGATGATGTTTGTTAGTTCTGCATCCTTAATTTGCTGGAATAATAGCTATATCCATTGCATGATGTGAAAAATACCTGataaaatgataatttttttgctgGTATGGACAACTTCGGTATGATTTTTTGgtggattattttttcttatgtcaACAAATCATGTAGTTTGTTGAAACCCCCACGGCCCCACTATCTTGGTATGGACAATTTTGGATGTTGGACATGCTgattagttttctaatagaAGTCAAAAAGGAGTTATTATGCTTGTCCAGATAGCGCTACAGAAGTTGGGTATATATTCTTTGTTCATTTGGACATGCTGGTAGTTTTCCAATCCTGTCGTCTGATTTCATGTTGACCAAACACAACTGTTGCTATCAATTTCATGCTGAGAGTTCTAACTATTTGGAAATGATTATTTCATGTATCTAGTGccaatttgtttttaatttctcagttaccaaaatattttttattcatcttcGGATATGTATTTATGTTGGGGAAACTTTCAGGCAGTATTGTCAGAGACAAGATTGCAGCAGGCGGCTTCCATGACGGAGTTTAGCTGGCTTGGTCGCAGATTTCCAATTACTAATGCAAAGACCCGTGTTTCCATTTTGAAAGGTATGCAGTAAATTTTGTGTGGCTTACAGTTCTGGTTTTTGTCTCAAACAATGATAGTACATAATTCAGGCTGTATcatattgagaaaattttatcttagtttAACATCTTCCtacattttctaagttttctACTTGTCAAACTCTCTTTAATCTAGTGATGTATGATCAGCTCAACAGCTGGAGAAAGACTTGAATGGTGCAAACTCAGAATCAGTTCCAGCAGACAAAAAACTTGGCATTTtcgataaaatattttctgcaTATCATGATGCTCGGAGTTGCATCCGCAATGACTTGGTACAGAAAATTT
Encoded proteins:
- the LOC102703308 gene encoding signal recognition particle subunit SRP68 — protein: MSKPAYLPTPSDMEVDAAAAEEKPLVRFSINVLELMREAQMQHGLRHGDYTRYRRYCTARLRRLYKSLKFLHGRGKYTKKNITESTVTDVRFLHIVFYMAERAWSHAMEKKTAGPNAQQRIYMLGRFRKAVKWAMLFSHLCSLKGDSRTSLEAEAYASYMKGTLLFEQEKNIEAAMTNFKNTRAVYEELGKYGSIENQLLCRQRIEEVEPMIGFCSRKLGGSALQAHELLDLEKDGPAYDLFKAKIEAVLSETRLQQAASMTEFSWLGRRFPITNAKTRVSILKAQQLEKDLNGANSESVPADKKLGIFDKIFSAYHDARSCIRNDLASAGNAENIRDELNGLDKAVSAVLGFRTIERNQLLISIAKSKFTKHRDEKNEKMTKPEELVRLYDLLIQNTTDLTDLISSGRDKNEEENSFIQEYELKCLGFRAERCFYLAKSYSSAGKRAEAYVLFCHARSITDSALQQLANSPDKVLVQDLKALSDSCRSSSCIEHATGIMEEESVPEKLSKGVSTLSLGEDKRKDAFLLDMLESYESVLGELNTKTPCHIARFPPPFQSVPCNPIVLDMAYNAIEFPNIENRMKKEKKGLLSRLWG